The following are encoded together in the Acidobacteriota bacterium genome:
- a CDS encoding MaoC family dehydratase — MDQSSGNGPYVGKRLSSGTFVVDDAVLADYYGGLELEPPTSGLLPSTIASGPDGDYFREIAFANQTGHLWMREEWALLAPMKADTVYSVDGDICDIYDRRNRVVVDYRVRLSDGDGREILETHHHQSFLRDQEYAGDVELRDPRKKPGARRFDVPDGERFGGLERTISLEMCGQFFHGNANYHTDKEASRELGFQDVVVGGRMTMGYVGHVLEERFGEAWWRSGSFDLKFTNPVWPGDTITVNGVVTGPDPDDSERTAAFVWIAKTDGTVALIARAGVAA, encoded by the coding sequence ATGGACCAGTCGAGCGGGAACGGGCCGTACGTGGGCAAGCGGCTGAGCAGCGGGACCTTCGTCGTCGACGACGCCGTGCTCGCGGACTACTACGGCGGCCTGGAACTCGAACCGCCGACCTCCGGCCTGCTGCCGTCCACGATCGCGAGCGGCCCGGATGGCGACTACTTCCGCGAGATCGCGTTCGCCAACCAGACCGGGCATCTTTGGATGCGCGAGGAGTGGGCGCTCTTGGCGCCGATGAAGGCGGACACCGTCTACAGCGTCGATGGCGACATCTGCGACATCTACGACCGGCGCAACCGCGTCGTCGTCGACTACCGGGTCCGACTCAGCGACGGTGACGGCAGGGAGATCCTGGAGACCCACCATCACCAGAGCTTCCTGCGCGACCAGGAGTACGCCGGCGATGTCGAGCTGCGCGATCCGCGAAAGAAGCCGGGCGCGCGCCGCTTCGACGTGCCGGATGGCGAGAGGTTCGGGGGTCTGGAGCGCACGATCTCGCTTGAGATGTGCGGCCAGTTCTTCCACGGCAACGCGAACTACCACACCGACAAGGAGGCGTCGCGCGAGCTGGGCTTCCAGGACGTCGTGGTCGGCGGCCGGATGACGATGGGCTACGTCGGCCACGTTCTCGAGGAGCGCTTCGGCGAGGCATGGTGGCGTAGCGGTTCCTTCGACCTCAAGTTCACGAACCCGGTGTGGCCGGGCGACACGATCACCGTCAATGGCGTCGTGACCGGCCCGGACCCGGACGACTCGGAACGCACCGCAGCGTTCGTGTGGATCGCCAAGACGGACGGCACGGTGGCGCTCATCGCCCGCGC